Below is a genomic region from Brassica oleracea var. oleracea cultivar TO1000 chromosome C9, BOL, whole genome shotgun sequence.
AGTCAAAAAGACAAAACCCACCAGTAATCCCATCAATTTTAGTTGCCTACCGTTTATCCATTATAGCTGGACACCCCAGATATTTCCACGTGGAACCGTGTCACGGGAGTGTAATAAAAAAGCTTATATTCTTCTAGATGTAACGTTAGCATAATAATAACCTTTTCTTTTTGTCAACAACGTTCGCATAACTATCTCCCCAAAACTAATAAAAAGTCTACCTTTTCGTCTTGTTTTTTAATTATTTACTCAATTATTACTTTTTATAAATAGTTTCATATTAAAAAAATATTAAATGATTAATCCTGTTTAAGAATCTGGACACGAGTAAAGAAAGTTATCAACATACTTGATTAATCTATCATATCTTAACCTTTCTAAATTCTAAAGAATAAATAAGTGGTAAAACTAAATCTTATCATCACTTGTTTTCTTAGATTATCGGACATTTTGTTTGAATTTCTTTTGAAATATTAGAGGAGATTAAGGTATGGGGTCTATAGGTTATAGAAAGTTTTAAGCTACACAAAAAGTTTTTTTTTTTATGGTTGTATACAGTTAACCTTAATTATTAAAATAAAATTAACCTTAATTATTTGAGTTTATGTACGCGTACTACTTGTTTGCTGCCCAAGCTGACCAATTTGCCTCCTCTCTCTCTCTCTTTTTCACCCAAGCTGCCCGACCTGCCCGTTGCTGACCACTTCCAGTATCTCTCTCTCTCTCTCTCTTTTCTCTGCTCAAGATGCCCTTTCGTTGCCTCTCGCACGCAAAAAAGATCAGCACTTTTGTCTAAAACTTTCACTCACATCTTTTTGTCTTATCATCTCTTCTTCTTCCCTAACTCAAAGAGCTCAAATTCACTTCGACTGAACTGGGCTTTCATGATCTAATTATCACTTGGATCTTTCCTTAAAGGATCAAACTTTCCACTTCGAGAGAGTTGGGTTTCCGACTTTCTGTTAATTCCATCTTCTGGGTATGATCGAGGTTGCTGTTGTTGTCTGGATGTGATCAGAGAATTTGATATATATTCTAAAGTGAGAGACTTGTCTTGATTAGGAGATGATGGATACAGGGCAAGACTCTGTTAAACCTGAAAAGGGGAAGGTGCTGAGTAAAAAGAAGAATGGGTTTTGGTTCAGAATCAAGCTCATGTTTAGCTGCATCTCTTCCAGATCAAAAGTTGATAGTTCCACACTTGTTGGTAATAATAATCTTTCTTCAAGTTTGTTGACAAAGATTCCTCCTGATTTGTTTGGCTTTGTACCTATTGCTGCAGAACCTAAGCCTGTTATTGAGAAGCGTGAAGGTGATCCACCTAGCTGTCCGGATAACAACGGTTCCACAAAACCACTAATCAGTGGGGAACTGAAGTATTCATCCAAGCTGAGGATCTTCATGTTTAACGACCTCAAGTTAGCCACTAGGAACTTCAGACCAGAGTCTCTTCTCGGTGAAGGTGGGTTCGGATGTGTTTTCAAAGGATGGATTGAGGAAAACGGAACCGCGCCCGTCAAGCCTGGAACTGGTCTAACTGTAGCAGTCAAAACGCTGAACCCGGATGGCCTTCAAGGCCACAAGGAGTGGCTGGTAATGCAAACAATCTCATTACCTTGATTATGATGGTTACAGTCTATTATTTGATTGTTTTGCTATTCATGTGGGCAGGCTGAGATTAACTTTCTTGGAAACCTTGTTCACCCAAGCTTGGTTAAACTGGTGGGATATTGCATGGAAGATGATCAAAGGCTGCTTGTTTACGAGTTTATGCCTAGAGGGAGTTTGGAGAATCATCTTTTCAGAAGTATGTAAACCACAAAACCGCTGCTGATCTTGTTTTTTTTTTGGCTTGAAGATTCTTGTTTCATTGTTATCTTTTTGTTTTCAGGGACATTACCTCTCCCTTGGTCTGTGAGAATGAAAATCGCGGTCGGTGCAGCTAATGGTCTTGCCTTTCTTCATGAGGAAGCTGAGAAGCCTGTCATTTACCGCGATTTCAAAACATCTAACATCTTACTAGACGCGGTATGTCTGAAGCATAAGAGCTTTATTTAGCCTTAAAGTTCTTCCCTTTAGCCTCTCCATTATGGTTCTAAAAATCGGTCTTGGTGGCAAATTGGTCATAGTCTAAACGATTCTTTTACATCCGATTTATATGAGTCAAATCGGTTTAAATTGATCTAAATTA
It encodes:
- the LOC106319502 gene encoding probable receptor-like protein kinase At5g15080 isoform X1, producing the protein MMDTGQDSVKPEKGKVLSKKKNGFWFRIKLMFSCISSRSKVDSSTLVEPKPVIEKREGDPPSCPDNNGSTKPLISGELKYSSKLRIFMFNDLKLATRNFRPESLLGEGGFGCVFKGWIEENGTAPVKPGTGLTVAVKTLNPDGLQGHKEWLAEINFLGNLVHPSLVKLVGYCMEDDQRLLVYEFMPRGSLENHLFRRTLPLPWSVRMKIAVGAANGLAFLHEEAEKPVIYRDFKTSNILLDAEYNAKLSDFGLAKDAPDEKKSHVSTRVMGTYGYAAPEYVMTGHLSTKSDVYSFGVVLLEILTGRRAVDKSRPNGEQNLVECARPHLLDKKRFYRLLDPRLEGHYSIKGAQKATQVAAQCLNRDCKARPKMSEVVEALKPLPSLKDFASSSSSFQTMQPVGKNGVRTQGGGGFVSRNGVPLRSLSSLNLPQGSSPYRYARQSPKPKG